Proteins encoded in a region of the Hypomesus transpacificus isolate Combined female chromosome 17, fHypTra1, whole genome shotgun sequence genome:
- the hs3st3b1a gene encoding heparan sulfate glucosamine 3-O-sulfotransferase 3B1a has protein sequence MEYSPVFHNLHVVSSSPVKNKLFVLSIMLSLWVYMIYCCVGYCSTMPNVMVGSVTKHEQFEVENGVDVEFDLKDVGMSRDLLNNENDLDSRGEDWDEIRSEQRTVENNAMSSIFNESESKKLPQAIIIGVKKGGTRALLEFLRVHPDIRAVGAEPHFFDRNYDKGLEWYRDLMPKTLEGQITMEKTPSYFVTKEVPARIHAMSKDTKLIVVVRDPVTRAISDYTQTRSKKPDIPSFESLTFKNVTAGLIDTSWSAVQIGMYAKHLERWLRYFPMEQLLFVSGESLISDPAGEMGHVQDFLGIRRVVTNKHFHFNPTKGFPCLKRPEGNSKPHCLGKTKGRTHPNIDPDVVQRLRDFYRPFNRKFYQRTGHDFGWD, from the exons ATGGAATATAGTCCTGTATTTCACAATTTACATGTTGTGTCATCATCCCCCGTGAAAAATAAACTCTTTGTTTTATCCATCATGCTGTCACTGTGGGTTTACATGATATACTGCTGTGTTGGCTACTGTTCAACAATGCCAAATGTAATGGTCGGTTCTGTGACTAAACATGAACAATTCGAAGTGGAGAACGGAGTAGACGTGGAATTTGATCTTAAAGATGTAGGGATGTCCAGAGACTTACTGAATAATGAAAATGATTTagacagcagaggagaagacTGGGATGAAATTAGAAGTGAGCAGAGGACGGTGGAAAATAATGCCATGTCAAGTATCTTCAATGAGTCGGAAAGTAAAAAGTTGCCCCAGGCAATTATCATCGGGGTGAAGAAGGGAGGCACGCGGGCGCTGCTGGAGTTTCTCCGCGTGCATCCAGACATCAGAGCTGTGGGAGCCGAGCCTCACTTCTTTGACCGGAACTACGACAAGGGACTGGAGTGGTACAG GGATCTGATGCCTAAAACGCTGGAGGGCCAAATCACCATGGAGAAAACCCCCAGTTACTTCGTCACAAAGGAGGTTCCCGCTCGGATCCACGCCATGTCAAAGGACACCAAGTTGATCGTGGTGGTCCGGGACCCGGTCACACGGGCCATCTCCGACTACACTCAGACCCGCTCCAAGAAGCCCGACATCCCCTCCTTCGAGAGCCTGACCTTCAAGAACGTGACGGCGGGTCTCATAGACACCTCGTGGAGCGCCGTGCAGATCGGCATGTATGCCAAGCACCTGGAGCGCTGGCTGCGCTACTTCCCCATGGAGCAGCTGCTGTTTGTGAGCGGAGAGAGTCTGATCAGTGACCCGGCGGGTGAGATGGGCCACGTGCAGGACTTCTTGGGGATACGGAGGGTGGTCACGAACAAGCACTTCCACTTCAACCCCACCAAGGGCTTCCCTTGCCTCAAGAGGCCCGAGGGGAATAGCAAGCCTCACTGCCTGGGCAAAACCAAAGGCCGGACCCACCCCAACATTGACCCAGATGTAGTGCAGAGGCTAAGGGACTTCTATAGACCCTTTAATAGGAAGTTTTACCAGAGGACTGGACATGACTTTGGCTGGGACTGA